A region from the Vicia villosa cultivar HV-30 ecotype Madison, WI linkage group LG3, Vvil1.0, whole genome shotgun sequence genome encodes:
- the LOC131657839 gene encoding serpin-ZX-like — protein sequence MDLGKSSTNQTEVSLTMAKHLFSKEEYKEKNIVFSPLSLQIILSIVAVGSQGSTKHQLLEFLHSDSTGKLKTLCSQLVSYVLADNSSAGGPLVSFVNGVWVQQSSSLKPSFKKSVSTDFKAAIASVDFITKAHEVAKEVNLWAEKETKGLIKNLLPPESVDSLTRLILANALYFKGAWRTEFDISKTKDYDFYLLNGSSVKVPFMTSKDKQYISVFDGFKVLQLSYKGGQSYKHKDRRSFSMYIYLPDAKDGLLALIEKVASDSEFLEHTRPRKSVPVGDFRIPRFNISFDLETSRMLKELGVVLPFSETGGGLTKMVEDSPTSEQLYVSAIYHKSYIELNERGTEAAAVNFFTMRAGCAMIRKPPQPPIDFVADHPFMFLIRENCSGTILFIGQVLNPGVLKKGTEATAATSVGVLLCKPERHPPPIDFVADHPFMFLIREDCSGTVLFIGEVLNPECNISGDNFDSSQEADSITDSGVMQGKRRVLRLEEKVPSLVWKSIKDLGIEGEEDDEVFEGIIRDLEDKEQRKKGRSKALSELVP from the exons ATGGATCTCGGCAAATCAAGCACCAACCAAACCGAGGTTTCATTGACCATGGCCAAACATTTGTTCTCCAAAGAAGAATACAAAGAAAAGAACATTGTGTTTTCGCCATTGTCCCTCCAAATCATACTCAGTATCGTAGCTGTTGGCTCTCAGGGTTCCACGAAACACCAGCTTCTTGAATTCCTCCATTCTGACTCTACCGGCAAACTGAAAACCTTATGCTCTCAACTCGTTTCCTATGTGCTCGCCGATAACAGCTCCGCCGGCGGACCTCTGGTCTCTTTCGTCAATGGTGTTTGGGTTCAACAATCATCTTCTCTTAAACCTTCCTTCAAAAAAAGCGTGTCTACTGATTTCAAAGCCGCTATTGCCTCAGTTGATTTTATAACCAAG GCGCATGAAGTGGCAAAAGAAGTGAATTTATGGGCTGAAAAAGAGACAAAAGGTCTTATAAAGAATCTACTTCCACCTGAGTCAGTTGATAGCTTAACCAGACTCATACTTGCAAATGCACTATATTTCAAAGGTGCATGGCGGACAGAGTTTGatatatcaaaaacaaaagactaTGATTTTTACCTTCTCAATGGAAGCTCAGTCAAAGTTCCTTTCATGACGAGTAAGGATAAACAGTATATCAGTGTTTTTGATGGTTTTAAAGTCCTTCAACTTTCTTATAAGGGAGGTCAGTCATATAAGCATAAGGATAGGCGTAGTTTCTCTATGTACATTTATCTTCCTGATGCAAAAGATGGATTGTTAGCTTTGATCGAAAAggttgcttctgattctgaattttTGGAGCATACACGTCCTAGAAAATCAGTGCCAGTAGGTGACTTTAGAATTCCAAGATTCAATATTTCTTTTGACCTTGAAACTTCTAGAATGTTGAAGGAGCTGGGAGTGGTTTTACCTTTCTCTGAAACAGGTGGAGGTTTGACAAAAATGGTAGAGGACTCTCCTACAAGTGAACAACTTTATGTTTCGGCAATATATCACAAATCTTATATTGAATTAAATGAAAGAGGAACTGAAGCGGCTGCAGTGAACTTTTTTACAATGAGGGCAGGATGCGCTATGATTAGAAAACCACCACAACCTCCCATAGACTTTGTAGCCGACCACCCTTTCATGTTTTTGATTAGGGAAAATTGCTCTGGAACAATACTCTTTATTGGACAAGTGCTCAATCCCGGAGTTTTAAAGAAGG GAACTGAAGCTACTGCAGCGACCAGTGTAGGTGTATTATTATGTAAGCCTGAAAGACATCCGCCTCCCATAGACTTTGTAGCCGACCACCCTTTCATGTTTTTGATTAGAGAAGATTGCTCTGGAACAGTACTCTTTATTGGAGAAGTGCTCAATCCCGAAT GCAATATTTCTGGAGATAATTTTGATTCAAGCCAGGAAGCAGACTCGATTACAGATTCGGGGGTGATGCAAGGCAAGAGAAGAGTCTTGAGGTTGGAGGAAAAGGTCCCGTCCTTAGTATGGAAATCAATTAAGGATTTGGGAAtagaaggagaagaagatgatgaagtgttCGAAGGCATCATTCGAGATTTGGAAGATAAGGAACAGAGGAAGAAGGGGAGGAGCAAGGCGTTATCAGAATTGGTTCCATGA